The genomic stretch GGGGTTCCTCGGGATATGCTGGTTGTTAATCAGAGTGGGAGGAATTCGATTAATCAGTTGATTGGGCGTGAATCTTCAGTTGATGTTTGGGAGAATGATGTGATGTTTGATCATGTGGGTGGTGATCCTGTTTTCGAAAATGGAGAGGAAAATCGGCCGTCAAGTGTGTATTATTATGATACGTATGTTGGATTGAAGAAATGGGATGAGCGCATTGGATAAGCAAAAGGGATTTTTGTTTCACGCGGATGAGTGTATTGGGTGTTACGCGTGCGAGGTGGCTTGTCGGAATGAGAATCAGTTGAGAGGAGATGTTCGTTGGCGAAAGGTTTCTCAGTTGTCTGATGGTGTGAATCTTTCGATGTCATGTAATCATTGCAGTAGTCCTGAGTGTTTTCGTGTGTGTCCAGAGAGGGCGTTTGTGAAGCGGCATGATGGTGTGGTGATGATTGATTCTAGTCTTTGTACGGGGTGTGGGCTTTGCGTACCTGCTTGTCCTTATGGGGCGCCACAGTTTGATTCGGAGACGCAGAAGGTGAGTAAGTGTCAGATGTGTTATCCGAGGCAGGATGCAGGGCTCCCAACGGCTTGTGTAGAGGCCTGTTCAACAGGTGCCCTTAAGCTTGTGGATTTAGATGAATTCTATGACCCCAACACTGTACCTAGTATTCCGGGCTTTCCAGACATTAGAATTACCCAGCCATCCATTGTGTTTTATCCTCCGAAGCCCAAGCAGAGGTATTTCTTGAAGGAGTAGTGTTCGTAGGGACGGTTCTCACGTTGAATTTCTTGTTCTGTATGTATGGGTCCTTTTAGTGTGTTGTTATATTATTATATTGATTGAGTGAATAGTGGTTGCTATTTACTCTTTTTTTGTGGCGTAGGAGTGTTTGAAGTGTGTTTTTGTTGGTAGTGGAGAGTAGTAATTCATAAATAATCTCGTTCTATTGACTGGTTTTCCAGATTGGGGAGTCAAAA from Bacillaceae bacterium S4-13-56 encodes the following:
- a CDS encoding 4Fe-4S dicluster domain-containing protein, with product MSCNHCSSPECFRVCPERAFVKRHDGVVMIDSSLCTGCGLCVPACPYGAPQFDSETQKVSKCQMCYPRQDAGLPTACVEACSTGALKLVDLDEFYDPNTVPSIPGFPDIRITQPSIVFYPPKPKQRYFLKE